The Patescibacteria group bacterium nucleotide sequence GTAACAACGATAATGGAGGTACCCAAATCATGCGGTGGCAGATAATGGTAAACCAATAGCAGCAGATTTAGGATCGGCTCGAATAATATTTTATTAAACAGTTCAATCATGGCTGGATGGTTATTTTACTGGATCAACGCCACCCCGACTAAAGGGATGGCAACGAATTACTCGCCAAATGGCTCGGAATGAACCGACAACTACCCCGTGCTTGTCAATTGTTTGGTAGGCGTATTCGGAACACGTGGGATAAAACCGGCAAAATCCGTCCGGGTGGGCGTGCGCCATGACACCATGATCGGGGGATAGGGTGTTCTGGTATAGTCGTAAACAGGCAAGAATAATCTTTTTGGCTAATATTAGCATATTTTTATACATACAGCCGCGTTTTTTGGAGTAGTTGTTCTATATTATGATTAACTTCATCATAATTGTCAATATTCTGGCCTTTTTTTACAATCAACAGAATATCGCGACCTGTTTTTATTTTGGCTAATCTTAGTCTTATAACTTCACTTATCTGTCGTTTTATTCGGTTTCGATCAACTGCCTTTTTGGAAACCTTTAATGAGACTACGATGCCAAACCTAGTCACCATCAAATCGTTTGGAGCGGCCTTTAAAACAATACTGGGCGAAAACGCGGTCGCCCCTTTGCGGTATACCCTCCGGAAGTCAGCCTCCCGAACCAATCGCTGTTTTCGAGGCAGCATAAAGATAGGCGATTAAGCTGAAATTCGTTGGCGACCCTTCTGACGCCGCCGCCTCAAGACTTTTCGCCCCGCGCTCGTTGACATCCGAGCTCGAAATCCCAGTCGTTTTTGGCGGCGCCGTTTTTTTGGCTGATATGTTCTTTTTGGCATATGATTCTTTTGTATTGTACCAGTAAAAATTCATTCTGGTCAATCTGCGATCGTTCGATCGCGGCTATCCACTATTCGTCCACACCTTATGAACAGTTGGCATAAAAAAACGCGTTTCGTCCACCGGGTTTTTGTGGTATAGTAGTTCTACATTTAGGTTCTAAACAGAATAGTTCATGACCAAGGAACAACTCTGGGAAGCTGTTTTGGGTGAATTGGAGCTCACCTTGAGCAAAGCCAATTTCACCACCTGGTTCAAAAACACATTTATTGCCGATCTCGATGACCAATCGTTGGTGATCGCCGTACCCAACTCTTTCACCAAGACCTGGTTCGAAAACAAGTACAATCCTCAGATTTCAAAGATTATTTTAAAACTCACCAACAACCAGGTGAGCAGTGTTCAATATCGGATCGAGAGTTCTCGCACCCACATGGCCGCACCTAAACAGGCTATGGCTGCTTTGACAAACGACGGTGCCGATATCATCCCAGCTGGAATAATTCAGCCTGAGGCTACCGCGTCAATCGTGGTCAGCAGTGACGGACTCAACCCGCGCTATACTTTTGATAACTTCGTGGTTGGGAAGGGGAATGAGCTGGCTAAGGCGGCCGCCCAAGCGGTAGCCGACAAACTCGGCCTTGTTTACAATCCCTTGTTCATTTATGGCGGCGTCGGTTTGGGCAAAACCCATCTGATGCAAGCGATCGGTCACCAGGTGCTGGCCAAAAGCAAAGGCAAGAAAGTGGTCTATGTCACCTGCGAGCGCTTTACCAGCGAATTTATCCAAGCCATTAGCCGCGGTGACCTGGTTGACTTCAAGGATCGCTTTCGGGGCGTCGACGTATTATTGATCGACGATATTCAGTTCTTGGCCGGCAAGGAAGGCACCCAGGAAGAATTTTTTCACACTTTCAATACTCTGCATCACGCCAACAAACAGATCGTGATCAGTTCCGACCGGCCGCCCAAGGCTATTCCCGCCCTGGAAAATCGCCTGATTTCGCGCTTTGAGTGGGGCATGATTGTTGACATCAGCCAACCTGATTTTGAGACTAGAATGGCCATTTTGGAGCAAAAATGCCAGGAGCGCAACTACCGCCTCGACCCGCCAATCATGCATTTTATTGCCAATAGCGTCCAAAATAACATCCGCGAACTTGAGGGGGCGCTTAATCGCATGATGGCCTACCACGACCTAAACCACACCACGCCCACCCTCGACTCCACCAAGACGCTGCTGGCCAGCCTGACCAGCCGACCTAAGGGCGGTAGCGTAGTACCAAAACAGATTATCAGCACCGTGGCGTCATTTTATGACATTAAAATTGAAGACATCACCGGCGCCAGCCGTAAAAAAGAATTAGTGACTCCGCGCCAGATTATTATGTACCTGCTGCGCGAGGAGCTAGGCTGCTCGTATCCGCTGATCGGCCATGAGCTGGGCGGACGCGATCACACCACCGCCATGCATGCCCACACCAAGATCGGGCTCGAGGTTGAGACGAATGAAAAAATCCAGCAGGACATTACTCTGATCAAACAGCGCCTGTACAACACTGCGTAACTTGTGGACAGCGCGTGGGTAGCTGGTGCGGCAAACGTGAACAATTTTTCGTTCATCGCCAAACATCAGAATCTATACACACGCCACCCACTTAACCGCCTACCTGTTACCAACCGTCTGTGCACCGGCCATTCGCGGAAATCACCAATCGTGTCAGCATCAATCGTTGGCCCGCTCAACTTGTCCACTCCCTTATTATCATCATTCTGTATATATTAACCTAAAGATATAATTATGAAATTCTCTTGCTTGCAAGAAAACTTACACAAAGGTTTAACCCAGGCGGGACACCTGGCCAGCAAGAACGCCTCACTGCCGATATTGAATAACGTTTTGGTATCGTGCGCCAATGGACTAATTACTTTATCGGCCACGAATTTGGAAGTCGGCATCAGCACCGTGATCCGCGGGCGGGTCGAGGAAG carries:
- the yidD gene encoding membrane protein insertion efficiency factor YidD — encoded protein: MLILAKKIILACLRLYQNTLSPDHGVMAHAHPDGFCRFYPTCSEYAYQTIDKHGVVVGSFRAIWRVIRCHPFSRGGVDPVK
- the rnpA gene encoding ribonuclease P protein component produces the protein MLPRKQRLVREADFRRVYRKGATAFSPSIVLKAAPNDLMVTRFGIVVSLKVSKKAVDRNRIKRQISEVIRLRLAKIKTGRDILLIVKKGQNIDNYDEVNHNIEQLLQKTRLYV
- the rpmH gene encoding 50S ribosomal protein L34; amino-acid sequence: MPKRTYQPKKRRRQKRLGFRARMSTSAGRKVLRRRRQKGRQRISA
- the dnaA gene encoding chromosomal replication initiator protein DnaA — protein: MTKEQLWEAVLGELELTLSKANFTTWFKNTFIADLDDQSLVIAVPNSFTKTWFENKYNPQISKIILKLTNNQVSSVQYRIESSRTHMAAPKQAMAALTNDGADIIPAGIIQPEATASIVVSSDGLNPRYTFDNFVVGKGNELAKAAAQAVADKLGLVYNPLFIYGGVGLGKTHLMQAIGHQVLAKSKGKKVVYVTCERFTSEFIQAISRGDLVDFKDRFRGVDVLLIDDIQFLAGKEGTQEEFFHTFNTLHHANKQIVISSDRPPKAIPALENRLISRFEWGMIVDISQPDFETRMAILEQKCQERNYRLDPPIMHFIANSVQNNIRELEGALNRMMAYHDLNHTTPTLDSTKTLLASLTSRPKGGSVVPKQIISTVASFYDIKIEDITGASRKKELVTPRQIIMYLLREELGCSYPLIGHELGGRDHTTAMHAHTKIGLEVETNEKIQQDITLIKQRLYNTA